TGATGGCATCCGCCTGGCCAGCTTGGACTGCATTGACAGCTGCATCGAAGCCTGGGAAGCTCATGTCAATGTCCCAGCCTTTGATTTCTGCGACCTTGTTGATGATATCAACGTCAATCCCCTTGTAAGTCTGATCAGAATCTTTAAATTCAAATGGTGCGTAAGCAGTATCGGATACGATTTTGACCGTATCTGCCTGGGCTGTCGCCCCTAACGCAAAAAATGGAAATAATGTTAGCAAGACTGCTAAGAATTTTTTCTTCATTTTCTTCCTCCTTTTTAGCATTCTAGCATTATAGCAAAAAAACAATGATTAGGCAAATTTCTCCTGTTTACATGTTAGGTTTTCTGACATAAAAACTCTCAGTTTTTGTAAGTTGAGCCGCAACTTTTCTTTGTTCTTAGAGCAAAGTCTGCTATACTGGAAATAAATGAAAGCAAGGATAGAATGAGGTTCTTATGAAAAAATCACGTATCTTGGACGGAGTCAGTCAAGCTCGCTTTGTCCCTCCTTATATTTTGTCTCTTTTACTGGCGATTGTTTTCGTGCAAGGAGGACAGCAGTTGGCCTATCTGGCTTTGGAGCCAATTTCGGCTGTCCTCAGTCTTATGCTAGGTTTTTTAGGCCAAGGTGGATTCTTTGAAATCTTCTTCAATTTTGCCCTGCCTTTTCTCTTGTTCGGCTTTGTATTTATGATACTGGCTCTCTTTCTTTGGGTGCGCTGGGCTGAAGGACGACCGCTTGTGACTCTTGGCTTTGTCAAAAAAGGCGGATTGACGGAGCTCGGTAAAGGCTTGGGATTAGGTTTTCTCCTCTTTAGTCTAGTCGCTCTGCTTATGCTGTTGAGCGGAGCTGGCTCTTTTGAATGGGGACAGCTGACGCTGGAACCTTTTCTCTATATCTTGATTTTGCTTCCGCTCTGGATGATTCAGGGTGGAGCAGAAGAGCTAGTGACACGGGCTTGGCTGCTGCCAGTTGCTGTCAAAAAGACCAACCTGCCTATCGGTTTGCTGACTTCAAGCCTGCTCTTTGCCCTCTTGCACCTAGGCAATCCAGATATTGGTATTCTTCCCATTATTAACATTGCCATATTTGGCCTCTTTGCAAGTCTCTATCTGCTCCGGACGGACAATATCTGGGGGATTATAGGACTTCATGCTGCTTGGAACTTTACCCAAGGAAATATCTACGGTTTCAGCGTTAGTGGTACTGGCGTTGACGCTGCGGTCCTGAACTTTATTCCTAAGACGGACTTGAGCTGGCTGACTGGTGGAGCTTTCGGCGCTGAAGCTTCTATTTTCAGCTCGCTCATTCTCTTGCTGGCCGTTTTTTACTTGCTTATCAAGATGAAAAAAGACGGTAGCTTGACAGTGTTTGTGAGAATGGCTCAGAAATAGTATTGATGGCTAGCTTTTGCTCATCCTAAAATAATATGCTATAATAAATTCAAACAAGGAAAGGAATGTGTATATGTTTAAATCTCGTATGTTGGATGCTATCAAGCAATCGCGCTATATCCCACCAGTTTGGTTAGCTATTTTAATCGCTATTGGTTTTGTTTATGGAGGAGGAATTTTAAGTTTTGTCGGGTTGTTACCAATTGGAATAGTTGTCGGACTCTTGATTGGTTTTGCAGATCCTACAGTTAATCGAGCAGAAGCAATGGCGGTGCTTGCTCCCTATACAGTCTTTTTTCAGCTAGCTGGTTTCTTCTTTATCGCCCTAGCAGTCTTCCTCTGGGTTCGATATCGTGAGAAGCGTCCTTTTTCTAGTCTGGGATTTTACAAAGAAGACTGGTTCAAAAATCTCCTCAAAGGCTTCCTTATAGGAGCGGTTCAGTTCTCAATGGTTGTGGTCTTGCTCTTAGTTACGGGGACAGGCAGTCTGAAATTAGGTCAGCTTAACTTGCAGTCTTTGATTTTTGTCCTAGCTATCATTCCTTTCTGGATTCTCCAAGGTGGAACAGAAGAGCTAGTGACGCGTGGTTGGCTTTTTCCAGCAGTTAGTGCTAAGTCAAATATCTTCATTGGTATCTTGATTTCTAGCACTCTATTCGGGGCACTGCACCTCTTTAACCCTGGTGTGACCGTTCTTTCTATTGTCAATATCATACTAGACGGTATCTTTGCTTGTTTCCTTATGCTCAAGTATGACAATATGTGGGTACTGGCTGGTATGCATGGCGCTTGGAATTTTGTGCAAGGAAATATCTATGGTATTCAGGTCAGTGGTCAAGGAGCATCTACCTCAATTTTGAACTATAGCTCACAATCTTCTGTGGATTTGCTATCCGGTGGGGCTTTTGGTGCTGAAGGATCTATTTTTGCCAGTATCGTCCTGATTGGCTGCATTGCCTATCTCTACTGGTCACTTAAAAAAGAAAATCGCCTGCCTCAGGCGCTGATGTTTAAAAAATAACCATTTCGCCCAGTTTAGCTGGGCTTTTTTGTCTTTTAACGAGAGGTGTGACAAGGGACAGACGATGGTAGAAGCGTGGCCATTCTACCTACACACAAATCCAGAGAAAATAGGGCAAATATGGTAAAATGATAGAAGCACAATTTGAGGAATAAAAGATGATTAACAGAATAACAGATAATAAATTTGAATTGGTTTCCAAGTACGAGCCTTCGGGTGATCAACCCCAAGCTATTGAGCAGCTGGTGGACAATATCGAGGGAGGCGAGAAAGCCCAGATTCTCATGGGGGCGACTGGTACTGGTAAGACTTATACCATGAGTCAGGTTATAGCTCAGGTCAACAAGCCGACTCTGGTTATCGCCCATAATAAAACGCTGGCCGGCCAGCTTTATGGTGAGTTCAAGGAGTTCTTCCCCAATAACGCAGTGGAATACTTCGTTTCCTACTATGATTACTACCAGCCGGAGGCCTATGTGCCCTCCAGCGATACTTATATCGAAAAGGATAGCTCGGTCAATGACGAGATTGATAAGCTACGTCACTCAGCGACATCAGCCCTCTTGGAGCGCAATGACGTGATTGTCGTGGCTTCGGTCTCTTGTATTTATGGTCTGGGTTCGCCTAAGGAATACTCTGATAGTGTGGTTAGCCTGCGTCCTGGCTTAGAGATTTCCCGTGACAAGCTGCTTAATGATTTGGTTGATATTCAGTTTGAGCGTAATGACATTGACTTTCAGCGGGGGAAATTCCGGGTTCGTGGCGATGTGGTGGAGATTTTCCCAGCTTCCCGGGATGAGCATGCCTTTCGGGTAGAGTTTTTCGGAGATGAAATTGACCGGATTCGTGAGGTTGAAGCCTTGACCGGTCGAGTCTTGGGCGAGGTGGACCATTTGGCCATCTTCCCAGCCACTCACTTCGTAACCAATGAAGACCACATGGAAGTAGCCATTGCCAAGATTCAGGCCGAGCTGGAGGAGCAGCTAGCTATCTTTGAGAAGGAAGGCAAGCTTCTGGAAGCCCAGCGCTTGAAACAGCGTACAGAGTATGATATCGAAATGCTACGTGAAATGGGCTATACCAACGGTGTTGAGAACTATTCTCGCCATATGGATGGTCGAAGCGAAGGAGAACCTCCTTATACCCTTCTGGACTTTTTCCCTGATGACTTCTTGATTATGATTGACGAGAGTCACATGACCATGGGACAGATTCGGGGCATGTACAATGGCGACCGCTCTCGTAAGGAGATGCTGGTTAATTATGGTTTCCGTCTGCCGTCTGCCTTGGACAATCGTCCGCTGCGCCGAGAAGAATTTGAGAGCCATGTTCACCAGATTGTCTATGTATCCGCTACGCCGGGAGACTATGAAAATGAACAGACGGATACTGTTATTGAGCAGATTATCCGGCCGACCGGGCTTCTGGATCCAGAGGTGGAAGTCCGCCCAACCATGGGGCAGATTGATGACCTTTTGGGAGAAATTAATGCCCGTGTCGAAAAGAATGAGCGGACCTTTATCACAACTCTGACCAAGAAGATGGCGGAAGATTTGACGGACTACTTCAAGGAAATGGGTGTCAAGGTCAAGTACATGCACTCGGACATCAAGACCTTGGAGCGAACCGAGATTATCCGTGATTTGCGCTTGGGTGTCTTTGACGTTCTGGTTGGGATTAACCTTTTGCGCGAGGGAATCGATGTTCCCGAGGTTAGTCTGGTGGCAATTCTTGATGCGGACAAGGAAGGTTTTCTGCGCAATGAACGTGGTCTGATCCAGACCATTGGACGGGCAGCTCGAAACAGCGAGGGGCATGTGATCATGTATGCGGACACTATGACCCAGTCTATGCAGCGAGCTATTGATGAAACTGCCCGCCGTCGGGCAATCCAGATGGCTTATAATGAAGAGCATGGCATTGTACCGCAGACCATCAAGAAAGAAATCCGCGACCTGATCAGTGTGACCAAGGCAGCCCTGCCAGACAAGGAAGAAACTGTCGAAATCGAAAGCCTCAACAAGCAAGAGCGCAAGGACATGATTAAGAAACTGGAAGGTCAAATGCAAGAAGCTGCCGGACTTCTGGACTTCGAACTAGCCGCACAGATTCGCGATATGATTCTGGAAATAAAGGCGATGGATTAAGGGATTTCAAGGAGGAAAGCAAATGGTCATAACTATTAAAGCAATGCAAACCGCTGAGGAGATAGAAGGGAAATCCCGAGTTCATTGGCAGACATGGCGTGAAGCTTATGATGGCATCTTGCCCGTGGAATTTCAAGAGCAGATGACTTTGGATAAGTGCCGGTTTTATAGTCAAAAGTATCCTGAAAATACCTTGATCGCTTTGGATGCTGCTAAAGTGGTCGGTTTTGTTAGCTATGGTGATTTTCGAGACTTAGATAAAAGAGCAGGTGAAATTATTGCCCTTTATGTCCTCAAAAGTTATTATGGCAAGGGGGTAGGACGGCAACTCATGGAGGCTGCTTTTGCTGCCTTGGATGGTTATCAAGAGATTTTATTATGGGTTTTAGAAGATAACAAACGTGCCATCGCCTTTTATGAAAAAATGGGTTTTGTTTTTGACGGTCAGGAAAAGGTCATTGACCTAGGAAAAGCTGTCAAAGAAAAACGGATGATCTACTCGAAAAACTCTAACAGTTAGTTTGGAAATAATAGATATATTTGTAAGGAGCACATATGCGTTATGCACTTTTACTCCGCGGCATTAATGTCGGTGGGAAAAACAAGGTCGTTATGGCTGATTTGAAGAAGGATTTGGCTGGGTTGGGTTTTGAAAATCCAGTTTCCTACATCAACAGCGGCAATCTTTTCTTTGATAGCGAGGAGCAGGAGGAGAGGATTCGGGAGATTTTGACGGCTTATTTCAGTCGGTCTTATGATTTTCCTCTGCCTTTTGTCCTTGTCAGCTCTGCCATGCTTCAAAAAGAAAGAGATAATCTGCCTGCTTGGTGGCAGGATGAAACAGCCTTTCGGCGAGATGTTCTCTTTTATTTGCCGGAGACAGATAGGGAGAGTGTTCAAGAGCTGGCTGGCAGTTGGGCGAATGACAAGGAGCAACTGCATTTTGGGCAGACAGCTTTCTTTTATAGCAATGCTGACCAAGCGGACTATCTCAAGTCCAACTACCATAAAAAACTGCTCAAGTCCAGTTTCTATAAGCAACTAACTATCCGAAACGGAAAGACTTTCCAGAAGATTGTGGAGTTGGTAAATGAAAAGTAAAACCAAAAAGAAAAATAAAAACAAGAGAAAAGTAAAAGTTCAGGGGAATAAGTTTATCATTTGGTTGGAAAAGCATTGGCTAGTAGAAGCTCTTTTAGGATATATATTCTTTATAATGGTTGCGATTGGAGTGGGGTTTTTAACATTTGGAAATAAGTCTATTCCGGGTCCGCTTCGTGAGTTTAAATATATTAGCCCTTTATATTTAAATTTGACGATCTTGATTGCTCTTCCATATTATTCCTGGTTTGGAAGTCTAAGAGAAGAAGGCTTCAACACACTGAAAGGTTTTTCAGAATTATTTCTTTATCTAAATGGTCTAGTTTTTCTTTTGCATTATTTTATAGGAATAGAATTAGAAGACGGAGAGGGCTTTCTTCCACCATTGTGGAACCTGAATCCTCGCTATGTTTGGTTTCCGATTGCTACCTATCTAATCTTTTTCTTTATACCAGCATTAACGATGTTAATTTTAAAATACAAAGAAAAAAAGAGGAAAAAACATGACCAAAGAAAATCTCTCTAAGTTATTTTCATTTAAAACACTCTATCTGGCCTTGCTAATCTTTGTCATTCTTCATTTGATTTTGTTAGCTTTTGGTCTATCCTTTACTCCGGTTTTGTGGAATACCTGGTTTTTTATTCTTTGTTTGACCTTCTTTATCCATTCTTGGATAGTCTTTTTTAGGATAAGAGATTTTCATTGGTATCACCTCATTTTTGAATTATTCAGTGCACTAGTGGCACTTTATCTTTGGTTTTCGGCATTCTTTGCTTTGTCAATCATTCCGAATCCAGCCATGCCCATCAATATAGACTATCATATACAAGATAAAGAAATCATCATTGTCAGAGGTTTTGTGGTCCATAGTACCTATGAGCATCATGAATTGATTAATCCCTTTGTCATGAAGTCAGAAGTGAAATATAACGAAGATATGTTTTAATAACTTAGAAAGTGAGTGAATCTATGTCACGTTCCCAAGAAACAATCCTAACAAATATCTGCCTTGTTGAAGATGTATCGCGCGGTAAACTTCTAATGCAATATCGTTTTCCTGAGCGCTATCGTTGGTCTGGATATGCCTTTCCTGGTGGGCATATTGAGAAGGGTGAGTCCCTCCATGATGCTGTTGTCCGAGAGATTTTAGAGGAAACTGGTTTGACTATTATTCATCCAAAACTGGTCGGGGTAAAGAACTGGCATACGGATGATGGGATTCGCTATATCGTCTTTTGTTACAAAGCGACTGAATTTTCTGGTCAGATTCACTCGACAGAAGAGGGAGAGATTTCTTGGGTAGACAAGGATAGCCTGCCACAGCTGGACTTGGCTTACGATATGCTTGAACTTTTGCGTATGATGGAAGATGAGGAATTATCTGAATATTACTATCACGAGCGCATAGAAGGTGGCTGGCGCAAGAGTATGTATTAAAAAATGTTTCCTTTTGTGTCTGGAGTGCAAACATAGAAAGGTAGATGACTGCCATGATTTCATTATGGATTGCTATTGTTGCATTTTTTCTTTTGGGCTTAAACCATTTTTTTCCTTCTAGAAATGCTGGATTCGGTTTGAGATTTCCATTTGCTTTTCATACTTTAAAAGGATGGAAGCAGAGCCAATCTAGGTTTTATATATTAGTGATTTTGCTTAATTTACTCATTTTTCTTTATTCTTTCTACATAGATTTAAACGAGATTAGAGTCTTGGGCTTGTCAATTATTAGTATTGTATTTTCTGGAATATTAATTTTTTTAATTTCTTTTAAAGAATAGTTTGATTGTTTTATCAGTGGTTTTTATAGCGACTATCTATCATTTGAAAGCCGGTTGGCGCAAGAGTATGTACTAAAAAGACTGATTAGGTTGGGGCCTAATCAGTCTTTTTCTTTCTTGTTATTTATTCCTGTAAAAATCCTAGGTCTCTCAAGGCGGATTCTACATAGTCCAAATCCTGCTGAGAGTCGGCTTGTACTAGGTGATAGTGGACTCCATCTGTTAGCTCAGATAAGGGGCGAAAGGCACAGGATGCGACCTGTTGGAGAAAATGTTGGACATCGCGGCGGCAGGTAAGCTTCAGGTAAGTCTGGATTTCGCCGTAAACTGGATGCTCAATCAAAATAGTCTGTACGCGCCCGCCATTATCCACGATAGCCAGCAACTCAGCCTCCATATCCTCAGCCCCATGCTGAACCTTGAAGAGCTGATGGACAGCAGCATTTTCTTGGCGGTCTTTATAAAGATAGCCACGATTGGTTGAGAGGATGGGGGCACCATCAGCCCGCAAGAGGGCGATATCTTGAACGATAATCTGCCTAGTCACATGGAAATGTTCAGCCAGTGACTGGCCATTGAGGGCAGCAGATGATGTTTTCAAAAGGTTTAATAGTTCTTCTCGTCTTTGCTTGGTCATAGCTTCATTGTAAACCAAAAGTCAGGAATCTTCAAGATCTAGCGAATCTTTTTCAGCGCTTGATAGATGAACTTAGCAATGACAAAGTCGACCATACTATGGATGACCGTACCAAGTCCAACCAGAGCAAATAAGATATAGAAAGCATTAGCTGGATAGGAAGAAGTCGTGTAAAAGAGGATGCAGACGACCACTTCACCAAAGGCATGAATCAAGGCTAGTAGGAAATTAAATATCCAAGTCTTCTTCTGGCTGTCCAATGTGTCAGGGTGCTTTTGCAGATAAAGAGCGCCGATGCTAGCGAAGAGCAAGTGGGACAGGGCCCTAAGCGTGATGATAAAAGGAAGCCCAGACATTCCAAATCCAATAGCAGAGCCAATCACGACAATCACCGTCATGAGAGGGGATATAAACATAGCCAAAAAGATAGCGACATGACTGGCTAAGGTGAAGGAAGCGGGCGGAATGACAATTTTAATCGGCATAACCAGCGGGATAACAATAGCTAGTGCAGTCAAAAAAGCGGTCAGTGTCATAAACTGATTTTTAGATTTTGGTTTCATAGTGACTCCTTTTTATCTGTATATACACTAGTATAGTACACTGTTTTTGCAGAAAGGTCAAGACCTGTAGGAAATCCTAAAAGAGATTTGTCAAAATGCTTAAAATAGCTTATACTAGAAAGGTGTGGAAATAGGAGTAAACTAGATTTTTAGAATTTAGTTGACCTTCACATCGATTAGTGTTCTGCTGGACTTGAAAAATGAAAGAAGAGCTTAATCATATATAGAAGGCTGGTATGGAAATTTAGCAGCCTTGACTAGAAATGGAGAAAAAATGAACAACCTACCAAACTGCCCCAAATGTAATTCAGAGTATGTCTACGAAGATGGAACGCTCTTGGTCTGCCCAGAGTGCGCCTATGAGTGGAATCCAGCTGAGGTCCAAGAAGCAGAAGAAGGACCAGTAGCGATCGATGCTAATGGCAATAAGCTGACTGATGGCGACACAGTTACCTTGATTAAGGACCTGAAGGTCAAAGGAGCACCTAAGGATCTCAAGCAGGGAACGCGCGTGAAAAATATCCGCATCGTAGAAGGCGACCATAATATCGACTGTAAGATTGACGGCTTCGGTGCGATGAAGCTCAAGTCAGAGTTTGTTAAGAAAATTTGAGGTCTCTATGAATCGTCGTTTTATCTTAATTTATCGAATTATTC
This window of the Streptococcus sanguinis genome carries:
- a CDS encoding CPBP family intramembrane glutamic endopeptidase is translated as MKKSRILDGVSQARFVPPYILSLLLAIVFVQGGQQLAYLALEPISAVLSLMLGFLGQGGFFEIFFNFALPFLLFGFVFMILALFLWVRWAEGRPLVTLGFVKKGGLTELGKGLGLGFLLFSLVALLMLLSGAGSFEWGQLTLEPFLYILILLPLWMIQGGAEELVTRAWLLPVAVKKTNLPIGLLTSSLLFALLHLGNPDIGILPIINIAIFGLFASLYLLRTDNIWGIIGLHAAWNFTQGNIYGFSVSGTGVDAAVLNFIPKTDLSWLTGGAFGAEASIFSSLILLLAVFYLLIKMKKDGSLTVFVRMAQK
- a CDS encoding CPBP family intramembrane glutamic endopeptidase, with product MFKSRMLDAIKQSRYIPPVWLAILIAIGFVYGGGILSFVGLLPIGIVVGLLIGFADPTVNRAEAMAVLAPYTVFFQLAGFFFIALAVFLWVRYREKRPFSSLGFYKEDWFKNLLKGFLIGAVQFSMVVVLLLVTGTGSLKLGQLNLQSLIFVLAIIPFWILQGGTEELVTRGWLFPAVSAKSNIFIGILISSTLFGALHLFNPGVTVLSIVNIILDGIFACFLMLKYDNMWVLAGMHGAWNFVQGNIYGIQVSGQGASTSILNYSSQSSVDLLSGGAFGAEGSIFASIVLIGCIAYLYWSLKKENRLPQALMFKK
- the uvrB gene encoding excinuclease ABC subunit UvrB translates to MINRITDNKFELVSKYEPSGDQPQAIEQLVDNIEGGEKAQILMGATGTGKTYTMSQVIAQVNKPTLVIAHNKTLAGQLYGEFKEFFPNNAVEYFVSYYDYYQPEAYVPSSDTYIEKDSSVNDEIDKLRHSATSALLERNDVIVVASVSCIYGLGSPKEYSDSVVSLRPGLEISRDKLLNDLVDIQFERNDIDFQRGKFRVRGDVVEIFPASRDEHAFRVEFFGDEIDRIREVEALTGRVLGEVDHLAIFPATHFVTNEDHMEVAIAKIQAELEEQLAIFEKEGKLLEAQRLKQRTEYDIEMLREMGYTNGVENYSRHMDGRSEGEPPYTLLDFFPDDFLIMIDESHMTMGQIRGMYNGDRSRKEMLVNYGFRLPSALDNRPLRREEFESHVHQIVYVSATPGDYENEQTDTVIEQIIRPTGLLDPEVEVRPTMGQIDDLLGEINARVEKNERTFITTLTKKMAEDLTDYFKEMGVKVKYMHSDIKTLERTEIIRDLRLGVFDVLVGINLLREGIDVPEVSLVAILDADKEGFLRNERGLIQTIGRAARNSEGHVIMYADTMTQSMQRAIDETARRRAIQMAYNEEHGIVPQTIKKEIRDLISVTKAALPDKEETVEIESLNKQERKDMIKKLEGQMQEAAGLLDFELAAQIRDMILEIKAMD
- a CDS encoding GNAT family N-acetyltransferase, whose translation is MVITIKAMQTAEEIEGKSRVHWQTWREAYDGILPVEFQEQMTLDKCRFYSQKYPENTLIALDAAKVVGFVSYGDFRDLDKRAGEIIALYVLKSYYGKGVGRQLMEAAFAALDGYQEILLWVLEDNKRAIAFYEKMGFVFDGQEKVIDLGKAVKEKRMIYSKNSNS
- a CDS encoding DUF1697 domain-containing protein, encoding MRYALLLRGINVGGKNKVVMADLKKDLAGLGFENPVSYINSGNLFFDSEEQEERIREILTAYFSRSYDFPLPFVLVSSAMLQKERDNLPAWWQDETAFRRDVLFYLPETDRESVQELAGSWANDKEQLHFGQTAFFYSNADQADYLKSNYHKKLLKSSFYKQLTIRNGKTFQKIVELVNEK
- a CDS encoding 8-oxo-dGTP diphosphatase, which produces MSRSQETILTNICLVEDVSRGKLLMQYRFPERYRWSGYAFPGGHIEKGESLHDAVVREILEETGLTIIHPKLVGVKNWHTDDGIRYIVFCYKATEFSGQIHSTEEGEISWVDKDSLPQLDLAYDMLELLRMMEDEELSEYYYHERIEGGWRKSMY
- a CDS encoding transcription repressor NadR, yielding MVYNEAMTKQRREELLNLLKTSSAALNGQSLAEHFHVTRQIIVQDIALLRADGAPILSTNRGYLYKDRQENAAVHQLFKVQHGAEDMEAELLAIVDNGGRVQTILIEHPVYGEIQTYLKLTCRRDVQHFLQQVASCAFRPLSELTDGVHYHLVQADSQQDLDYVESALRDLGFLQE
- a CDS encoding ECF transporter S component yields the protein MKPKSKNQFMTLTAFLTALAIVIPLVMPIKIVIPPASFTLASHVAIFLAMFISPLMTVIVVIGSAIGFGMSGLPFIITLRALSHLLFASIGALYLQKHPDTLDSQKKTWIFNFLLALIHAFGEVVVCILFYTTSSYPANAFYILFALVGLGTVIHSMVDFVIAKFIYQALKKIR
- a CDS encoding zinc ribbon domain-containing protein YjdM produces the protein MNNLPNCPKCNSEYVYEDGTLLVCPECAYEWNPAEVQEAEEGPVAIDANGNKLTDGDTVTLIKDLKVKGAPKDLKQGTRVKNIRIVEGDHNIDCKIDGFGAMKLKSEFVKKI